The Myxococcus stipitatus genome has a segment encoding these proteins:
- a CDS encoding histone deacetylase, whose protein sequence is MKPTLLLTDPLFLQHDPGEGHPESPARLQRILGVLARAPVRGTVMAAPRSATDAELEAVHTPALLARMKQLSGHRAVIDADTQVSPDSVDAARLAAGASIQAVEAVMAGQARNAFALVRPPGHHAEPDRAMGFCLFNNVAIAAEAGRRLGAERVLVLDWDVHHGNGTQAAFWSRRDVMYQSVHQFPYYPGTGASPEVGVGAGEGYTVNVGLPGGNSDADYGMLFEELLLPVAEAYRPQLVLVSAGFDPHQYDPIGGMDVTERGFAAMCASMRALAERVCDGRLVLLLEGGYSLEGLSQSVHACIEVLAGRRDDFPSGDVHTDARQALVAGRQALKPYWSALG, encoded by the coding sequence ATGAAGCCCACCCTGCTGCTGACCGACCCCCTGTTCCTCCAGCACGACCCGGGTGAGGGCCACCCGGAGTCCCCCGCGCGGCTGCAGCGCATCCTCGGCGTGCTGGCGCGCGCGCCCGTGCGGGGCACGGTGATGGCCGCTCCGCGCTCGGCCACGGACGCGGAGCTGGAGGCGGTGCACACCCCGGCGCTCCTCGCGAGGATGAAGCAGCTGAGCGGACATCGGGCCGTCATCGACGCGGATACCCAGGTCTCCCCGGACAGCGTGGACGCGGCGCGGCTGGCGGCGGGCGCGTCCATCCAGGCGGTGGAGGCGGTGATGGCGGGCCAGGCGCGCAACGCCTTCGCCCTGGTGCGCCCGCCCGGGCACCACGCGGAGCCGGACCGGGCCATGGGCTTCTGCCTTTTCAACAACGTGGCCATCGCGGCGGAGGCCGGGCGGAGGCTGGGCGCCGAGCGCGTCCTCGTGCTCGACTGGGACGTGCACCACGGCAACGGCACCCAGGCGGCCTTCTGGTCGCGCCGCGACGTGATGTACCAGTCCGTCCACCAGTTCCCCTACTACCCAGGCACGGGCGCGTCGCCGGAGGTGGGGGTCGGCGCGGGCGAGGGCTACACCGTCAACGTGGGCCTGCCCGGCGGCAACTCGGACGCGGACTACGGGATGCTGTTCGAGGAGCTGCTTTTGCCGGTGGCGGAGGCGTACCGGCCCCAGCTCGTGCTGGTGTCCGCGGGCTTCGACCCCCACCAGTACGACCCCATTGGCGGCATGGACGTCACCGAGCGGGGCTTCGCCGCCATGTGCGCGTCCATGCGGGCGCTCGCCGAGCGCGTGTGCGACGGCAGGCTCGTGCTGCTGCTGGAGGGCGGCTACTCCCTGGAGGGGCTGTCCCAGTCCGTGCACGCCTGCATCGAGGTGCTGGCGGGGCGGCGGGACGACTTCCCGTCGGGCGACGTACACACGGATGCCCGGCAGGCGCTGGTCGCGGGCAGGCAGGCGCTGAAGCCGTACTGGAGCGCGCTGGGCTGA